Proteins from one Ahaetulla prasina isolate Xishuangbanna chromosome 2, ASM2864084v1, whole genome shotgun sequence genomic window:
- the NFE2 gene encoding transcription factor NF-E2 45 kDa subunit, which yields MSDPGSCTLQIHRAAAENLAATANFGGTLLEQTLGRSRPDKMSPCPPQQGWTRSTFLPLYNPLAGGEACSQGEMELTWQEILSISELQGLDMPAESCYDPALCGHSQQVVPSSSYGPCAGMGEGSVSNYNHPTTAAYDHSYPENLPASCTLYSYTGMLISSSLEPPGSAMLGGYKGMPGMMLGRELTNGYGPQGPCKLQEDLESDSGLSLNYSDAESLEAEGLEQAEYPSLYPLDHVPAYPPLAPVPEMPFPEHHPEHSLEKGQSPRGELVGNRDERRAHAMKIPFPVEKIINLPVDDFNELLSRFPLSEPQLALIRDIRRRGKNKVAAQNCRKRKLETLVHLEQELDELSRERQRLLQDRGEFNRSLTLTKQKLGALYHQVFCMLRDEAGNAYSPDEYVLQLTIDGGVFLVPRNKQPESANG from the exons ATGTCTGATCCAGGCAGCTGCACACTGCAGATTCACAGGGCTGCTGCAGAG AACTTAGCTGCCACGGCTAATTTTGGAGGCACCTTGCTGGAGCAGACACTGGGCAGAAGTCGACCTGATAAGATGTCCCCCTGCCCACCTCAACAGGGATGGACTCGGAGTACCTTCCTCCCTTTGTACAACCCCCTGGCAGGGGGGGAAGCTTGCTCACAGGGGGAAATGGAGCTAACCTGGCAAGAGATTCTCTCAATCTCAGAATTGCAG GGTCTTGATATGCCAGCCGAGAGTTGCTACGATCCAGCTTTATGTGGTCATTCCCAACAGGTGGTACCATCCTCTAGCTACGGGCCGTGTGCAGGGATGGGCGAGGGTTCTGTTTCCAATTACAATCACCCTACTACTGCAGCTTATGACCATTCCTACCCAGAAAACCTGCCTGCTTCTTGTACACTTTACAGTTACACCGGCATGCTGATCTCTTCctctctggagcctccaggatcTGCTATGCTGGGCGGATATAAAGGGATGCCAGGGATGATGTTGGGGAGGGAGCTGACTAATGGCTATGGACCACAGGGACCTTGCAAGCTCCAAGAAGATCTGGAATCGGACTCTGGATTATCCCTTAATTACAGTGATGCAGAGTCCCTGGAAGCTGAGGGACTGGAACAGGCAGAATATCCATCTTTGTATCCCTTGGACCATGTTCCAGCATACCCTCCATTGGCTCCTGTCCCAGAGATGCCCTTCCCTGAGCATCACCCAGAGCATTCATTGGAAAAAGGGCAGAGCCCACGGGGAGAATTAGTTGGCAACAGGGATGAACGTCGGGCTCACGCCATGAAAATCCCCTTCCCTGTGGAAAAGATCATCAACCTGCCGGTGGATGACTTCAATGAGCTGCTGTCACGTTTCCCGCTGAGTGAGCCTCAGCTCGCACTAATTCGGGACATCCGCCGCCGCGGCAAGAATAAAGTGGCAGCTCAAAATTGTCGCAAGCGCAAACTGGAGACATTGGTGCACCTGGAGCAGGAGCTGGATGAACTAAGTCGTGAGCGGCAGCGCTTGTTACAGGACCGCGGAGAGTTTAACAGGAGTCTGACACTGACCAAGCAGAAGCTGGGAGCCCTCTACCACCAAGTCTTTTGCATGTTGAGGGATGAAGCTGGCAATGCCTATTCCCCCGATGAATATGTGCTGCAGCTCACTATTGATGGCGGTGTCTTCCTTGTTCCACGCAACAAGCAGCCAGAAAGTGCCAATGGCTGA